GACTTACGACGGATATACCAAATATTATTTTTACAGAAGCATTTTTGAGCTTTATTGGACTTGGAGTACCCATTCCACAGGCTTCGCTTGGAAATTTGGTCTATGACGGGTCGTCTAATATAACTTCTTATCCGTATTTATTTATTATTCCGTCAGTTGTAATTTCACTTATTACATTGTCATTTAATATTATAGGAGATGCACTAAATGATGCACTAAATCCTAAATTGAGAAGTTAAAATTTAATTTTTTCTAAAAATTTGGAAAGGAAAAAATGGAAAAAATGGGAAAAAAATTATTGGAAGTAAAAAATTTAAGTGTTTCTTTTAATACTTATGCAGGAGAAGTTCAGGCGCTTCGTGGAATAAGTTTTTTCGTTGAAAGAGGAGAAACTTTGGCAATTGTCGGAGAATCTGGAAGTGGAAAGTCGGTTACAGTTCAGACGATTATGAAACTTATTCAAATGCCGCCGGGAGAGATAAAATCGGGAGAAATTTTGTTTGACGGAGAAGATTTGGTCACTATAAGTGATGAAAAAATGGCAAAACTTCGTGGTGGAAAAATTGGGATGATATTTCAAGATCCAATGACTTCACTAAATCCAACAATGAAAATTGGAAAGCAGATTATGGAAGGAATTTTAATTCATAAAAAAGTAAATAAAATTGAAGCTAAAAAGAGAGCTATTGAAATGCTTAAAAAAGTTGGAATTCCAAAGCCAGAAGAGCGATTTAATCAATATCCACATGAATTTTCTGGAGGAATGCGGCAAAGAGTTGTAATTGCAATCGCTCTTGCATGTGAGCCAGATTTACTTATCTGTGATGAGCCAACAACGGCGTTAGATGTTACAATTCAAGCACAGATACTGGATTTGATAAATGAAATAAAAAAGGAATTAAATATAGCGGTCATTCTTATAACTCATGATTTGGGAGTTGTAGCGCAAACGGCAGATAGAGTTATTGTTATGTACGCAGGAGAAAAATTGGAAGAAGCGCCAGTCAGAGAATTATTTAAAAATCCAAAGCATCCTTACACTTGGGGACTATTAAAATCACTTCCAAGACTGGATATGAACTCAAATGAAAGGCTTACTTCAATTCCTGGAACACCGCCAGATTTGTTAAATCCGCCAAAAGGAGATCCATTTGCAGCTCGTTCTGAATATGCGATGAAAATTGACTATGAGAGAAAGCCACCGATGATTGATTTAGGAGGCGGACATTTTGTAAAATCGTGGTTGTATGTCAAAGGAGCTCCTAAAATTGAATTTTTAAAAGATGAAAAAAATGACGACTAGGAAGTGAATTATGGAAAAAATAATAGAGATGAAAAATTTAAAAAAATATTTTCCAATGAAAAAAAAGACTGTATTAAAAGCGGTTGACAATGTGACGATGGATATTTACAAAGGAGAAATCCTAAGTCTTGTCGGGGAATCTGGAAGTGGGAAAACAACGCTTGGAAGAACAATTAGTCGACTTTACAAAAAGACAAATGGAGAGATTTTGTATAATGGAAAACCTGTGGAAGATTACAGCTTAAAGGATTTCACAAAAGAGATTCAGATGATATTTCAAGATCCACAGGCATCGCTAAATCCCCGAATGACGGTAGGAGATATAGTCGCTGAAGGAATTGACATTCATAAACTTGCAAGTTCAAAGCAGGAGAGAATGGAAAAAGTTTATAGTTTATTGGAATTAGTTGGATTAAACAGGGAACATGCCAGTCGTTTTCCACACGAATTTTCTGGAGGACAACGGCAAAGAATTGGAATTGCTAGAGCACTTGCGGTAAATCCAAGTGTTTTGGTATGTGATGAGCCAATTTCGGCACTGGATGTGTCAATTCAAGCACAAGTTGTAAATTTATTAAAGGATTTACAAAAGGAGAGAAACTTAACGATGTTGTTTATTGCACATGACTTGTCGATGGTAAAATATATTTCAGATAGAGTGGCAGTTATGTATCGGGGAAAAGTTGTGGAACTTGGAACACCTGACGCAGTTTACGGAGATCCTGTTCACAGTTATACAAAATCGTTGATTTCAGCCGTACCAGTTGCAGATCCAGATTATAAAAAGACGGAAAAAATTAATATGGATGAATCATATTTGCGAAGTCCGATTGGAAATGTGTCTGAAATTAATGAAGTTCCAAGTGAACCAGAGCTTACGGAATATAGACCGGGACATTTTGTGGAAACCGCATTTTTGAGAGAAAAAAATTTGATTTAAATGTCATTTTAAAGAAAAAAATAAAAAACAAAATAAAAATAAATAAATAAAAAAAGGATGGTAAAAAAATGAAAAAAATTTTGTTACTTTTAAGTTTAGTTGCATTTTTTATCGTTTCTTGCGGAAGTGGAAGCGGCGATAATGAGCTAATTTTAAATTTAAAAGAAGAAGGAAAATCTTATGACCCAGAATTAGCAAATGATTCAACAGGAGAATTTGTCGATTCACTTTTGACAGAAACACTTACAAGACAGGCAAAAGATGGAAAATCAATGCCAGGGGTGGCAAAAACTTGGGAACACAATCAAGATTCAACAGTTTGGACATTCCATTTGAGAGATAATGCAAAATGGTCAAATGGAGATCCGATTACAGCGCAAAACTTTAAAGATGGATGGGTAAGAGCATTAAATCCAAAAACTGCATCAAAATATGCAGATAAATTATTTTACATAAAAAATGCAAAAGAATTTAATTCAGGAAAAATCAAAAATCCTGACGAATTGGGAATAAAAGTTGTGGATAACTACACTTTAGTAGTAACTTTAAATGATCCATTGCCATATTTTGACTCAATTGTGCGAATTCAAACTTATGCACCGCTTAATAAAGCATTTTATGACAAAGTTAAAGATAAATATATGACTAGTAAAGAAACTTCAATTTCATCAGGAGTTTATAAAATAAAAGAATGGACAAGAGACTCACAAATTGTCTTTGAAAAAAATGAAAATTATTGGAATAAAGACAGCATAAAACTTGAAGGTGTAAAAGTTGTGTTTATAAACGATCCGAATGGAAGCTTGAACGCATTTAAAAATGATGAGATAGATTCGACAAATATTTCTATTGAACAAGCTAAAGAATTTAAAGATGACAAGAGAAAAATACTTACAGACGACGGTTCTGTCTGGTATATGACTTACAATATGAAAAATAAAGTTCTTGCCAACAAAAAAATAAGACAGGCGTTGTCTCTTGCTGTAGATAGAGAAAAATTGGTGTCTGATGTGCTTAGTGGAACTGGAAAACCTGCTTATACATACACTGCAAAAGGTGTTGGAATAATGGGAGTGCAAAAAGATTTTTCTGAAGAAGCTGGAAAAGTGTTTCCTGCATTTGATGCTGCAAAAGCGAAAAGTTTGTTAGCTGAAGGATTAAAAGAGCTAAATTTACAAAAGTTGCCGACACTTGAAATGATTTTTAACGACAGTGGAAACAATAAAATTATTTCAGAATATATTCAAGATCAAATCCATAAAAATTTAGGAGTTGATATTAAAATACAGGCGATGACTTTTAGTGAAAGACTTGCCAGAATGGAACAGAGAAACTATGAAATTGCACTTGCTGGTTATAATGGGGACTTTAATGACGCAATCACTTATTTGGACAGATTTGTGACAAAAGATGGAAATAATTACTCAGATTACTCAAATCCAGAATATGACAGATTGGTTAAATTTGTAAAATCTTCTGGAGATCAAAAAGCGAGAGTGGCTTCAATGATTCAAATGGAAAAAATTCTTGCTGATGATATGCCAGTTGGAATACTTTATTACAGACAGAATACAAAATTAGTTAATCCAAGAGTTCACGACATAGTATTTAGTCCAATTGGAAAAGATTATGTACTGGACTATACTTATATTAAATAAATTTTAAAAATAATAAAAAAAGAAAGAGAGGATTTTTAGATGAAAAAATTATTGTTGATATTGGCAATGTCGCTATTTCTACTATCTTGTGGAAATGGTGGGAATGACCAAAACACATTTTCTGTAAATATTGTAACGGAGCCAAGTTCGATTGACCCGCAAATCACAACTGACATTCCTGGAGGAACAGTCGATGAACTTATTTTAGAAGGATTGCTTCGAAAAGATAAAAATGGAAAATCAGTTGCAGGACTTGCAAAATCGTGGGAAAAATCAAAAGATGGATTAAAATGGACATTTCACTTAAGAGATGGAATAAAATGGTCAAACGGAGATCCAGTAACCGCAAAAGACTTTAAAGCAGGATGGCTTCGTGCGCTAAATCCAGCAACAGCGGCAAGTAACGCAAATATGTTATTTGTAATAAAAAATGGAGAAAAATATAACGCTAAAAAAGCGAGTGCCGAAGAAGTTGGAATTAAAGTGGTTGATGACAAAACTTTGGAAGTTACATTGGAAGCACCAGTTTCATATTTTGATGATTTGGTAACATTTAAAGCATATATGCCTCTAAATGAAAAATATTATAATCAAGTTAAAGACAAATATTTTTCAGAAGCTAAATATACAATAGCTGTAGGTCCTTACACTTTGGACGACTGGACACATAATTCAGAATTGAGATTGAAAAAGAATCCTAATTACTGGGATGCGGCAAATGTTAAGACAGAAAATGTAGTTTTGAAAATGATTGACAGTAATTCGTCTGTAAATGCTTTTAAAAATGATGAAGTTGATGTTACACCAGTTACATTTGAACAAGCAAAAGAATTTAATGGAAAACCTGAATTAGTGACAGCTAAAGATGGAGGAATTTATTATTTATTGTTTAATGTAAACGATCCAGCTTACAAAAATGTGAAAATCAGAAAAGCTATTTCAATGGCAATCAATAAAAATGATTTGTTGACTAAAGCACTTTCAAATTCTGAAAAAGCGACTAAGACTTTCACACCGCAAGGAATTGGACTTAACGGACTAAAAGGTGATTTTGCCAAAGAAGTTCCAACAGATCAGCCAAAATATGATGTGGCAGAAGCTAAAAAATTGTTAGCTGAAGGAATGAAAGAAGCGGGGATTTCTAAATTGCCAAATATAAAAATATTATTTAATGACAGTGGAAGTAGAAAAGCCATTGTGGAATATATTCAAGATAATTTAAAAACTAATTTAGGTGTTCAAGTTGATGCAGAAATGGTTACTGGAAAAGAGCGTGTAAACCGTACAAAAGAAAATAACTTTAACATTGCTCTAATGAACTGGACTGGAGATTTCTTAGATCCAATTACATATTTAGATTTATTTGAAAGTACAAATGCAAATAACCGTGGAAAATTCGTAAATTCAAGATATGACCAGCTTGTAAAAACTGTAAAATCAACAGATGATCCGCAAACAAGAGTACCAGCGATGATTGAAATGGAAAAAATAATTTCGCAAGAAGCTCCAGTTGTAATTTTATTCCAAAAACAAAAACAATATTTAGTTAATCCGAGAGTTACTAATTTAGGATTTGTTTCAATTGGTGGAGAATTCTTTATAAGAGATGTTGTTTTAAAATAAATATCAAAAAAAGAAAACTAAAAAAATTTAAAATAAAAAAAGTCGGGAAAATTTCTCGGCTTTTTTAAATAAAATCTTAAATAAAATTTATAAGTTTATCAATATCAGAATAAATGTTTTTGTAATTCACAAAAGGTCTTTTTAGCACCAAAACAACTGTTCCAAATTCTTTACAGGCATCAATTTTTTCTTTTTCTCCGCCAGTTTTTCCACTTTCTTTTGTAATCAAAAAATCAATTTTAAAACTTTTAAGCATAGCTAAATTCAAATTTTTATCAACAGGCCCTTGAATTGCAATTATATTTTTAGGCAAATATCCAAGATTTTCTGCCTTTTGAATGGAAGAAGTTGTAGGAAGAATTCGAACAAAAAGATTATTTTTCTCGCCCATAACTTTTATTTCTTCCAAATTATTCGATCCCAATGTACTTAAAATATTTTTATTTTCATATTTTAAAACAAAGTCATTCATTTCTTGTAAAGTTTCAAATTTAAAGACATTTTCATCTCCATAATCAAGCATTTCCCGCTCAAATCTTACATATTTAATTCCAAGTTTTTGTGTAACATTCAAAATAGAGCGGCTCACATTTGCAGCATACGGATGACTTGCATCGATGACAATATTTATATTTTTTTCGGTGATGACTTTTTCCATTTGCTCTTCATCCAATTTCTTACAAATTATTTGAATATTTTTTTTGCTATCTAAAGTATATTTTTTCAAAAGTTCTCCGCCGTAGGAAGTGGCAGTGCTAACAAGAATATCCTTTTTATTTTTCACACTGACGAGTTTTTCCAAAATATCTCTTCCATCTTTTGTTCCGCCAATTATCCAAATCATATTTCTCTCTTTCCAAAATTTTTTATTAATTTTATTATAATTTTTAAATAATTCTATTGAAAAAATTTACCATTTTCAAAATAAAATACTCGGCATTCTCCATTTCCAATAAGTTTTCTTTCATCTAAATCGTCTGCTTCCCTGTTTTCAATATAGTTAAAGAAAAGCTCTAAAACAGTTCCGTGTGTGACAACCAAAATATTTCCGCTTTCGTGAGCTTTCACAATCTTGTCAAGTCCTTGTAAAAATCTAGTTAGTCCATCTTTTAACTCTTCTCCACCAACATTTGTCGCACAGTAATTTTTAACATCATAAAAATAATTATGAGCTTCCTGCGGAGAAAAATCAAAAATCTCGCTAAAAGTCATCCCTTGCCATTTCCCAAAATAAATTTCATTAAGTTCAGGAATTTTTTGAAGTTCTGGTTTCTCATTTTTATTATCTTCTAAAATAATTTTTGCAGTTTCAACTGTTCTTCCCATTTGACTAGCATAAACAGCATCAAATTTAACATCTTCCAATTCTTTCGCAGTTTTCTTAACTTTTTCAATCCCTTTTTCTGTAAGTGGCGAATTCATCTGTCCCTGAAATTTTTCCAGAACATTCCATTCAGTTTGTCCATGTCTTACAATGTATAATTTTAATTTATTTTCTTTAATTTCTTTCATTTTTTATTTTTTTTTCCTTTCTCTTTTTCTTTCGTTTCTTTAATTTCTTTAAGTTATTTCTTTTCTTTCTTTTATATATATTTTTTTAAAATTTATTTCTTTTTTTTTAAAATTTTAATTTTTAAATTTTAAATTCTTATATTTTATTTTTTTAATTAAGTCAATTGAGTTAAGTTAATCAAACATCTGGATAAGTTCTCACATCTTCAGTTATTCTACAAGCCGCTTCTATGATTGGAAACATCATAATAGCTCCAGTTCCTTCGCCAAGCTTCATATTCATCAGAAGTGGCGCGGTTAAATTAAGCTCACTCATAATATATTTCATCCCTGGCTCACAGCTCAAGTGCGAACCAATCATATAGTCACGAGCATTCGGACATAATTTTTGTGTAATTAATGCCGCAACAGCTGAGATAAAGCCGTCTATGACAACAGGAACGCCATTTTTAGCGCAACCTAAAAAAGTTCCAGACATTCCTGCAATATCCAGTCCGCCAACTTTGGAAAGCACGTCAATCGGATCTTTTTTATCAATTTTTTTAGTCAAAATCGCTCTTTTTATAACTTCTTTTTTATGTTCCAAAGTCTTTTTATTAATTCCGCTTCCAAATCCAACAATATCGTCCAGCGGCAAATCTGAAAAAACTTTTAAAATAGCGCTACTCGTCGAAGTATTTCCAATTCCCATTTCTCCAGTCGCAAAAAGATTATAATCTTTTTTCACAAATTCGTCCACCATTTTTATTCCAATTTCAATGGCAGATACAGCGGTTTCATAACTCATGGCAGCTTTGTCTGCAATATTATTTGTCCCAAATGGCATAAGTTTTTTGTCAATAATTCCTTCAAAATCAAATTTTTTTGAATTGCTTGAACTTTCATCAATTCCCAAGTCGACTACTTTTACATCAGCACCAAAACTTTTTGCCAGAGAATTTATCGAAGAAGTGCCGTTTAACATCGCTTCCACGACATATTGAGTTATGACTCTTTTGGATTTGCTCACTTTTTCACGCTCTACGCCATTGTCGGCTGCCATAACGAGCACCATCTTTTTTTTAGGACGATAATTTTGCCGCATTCCTTCCAGTCTTACTGCCAAATCTTCAATAATTCCAAGTCCTTTCGGAGTTTTTAGCAAAGAATCAAGTTTTTTTTCTTTTTCTTTCATTCGTTGTCTATTTGCCGCTTCAATTTGGGTCAAAGTTTTTTTCAAAATCTCCATCTTTCTCCTAAATTTTTACTTTTACAAACTATTTTTTATTTTCTCAAATGCTTTTTCCAACGCAAAATAAAATTTTTCATAGTCTTCGTCGGAATGAACATAGGAAATGAAATGAGCTTCATATTTTGACGGCGGCACAATAATCCCATTTTCTAACATTGTGTCAAAATAAATGGCAAACATTTCATCACTTGTATCAATCGCATCTTCCAAATTTTCTATTTTATCCTTTGCAAAAAAGATTGTAAATAAGCTATTAACATAGTTCACAGTCGCAGGAATTTCATATTTTTGAATTAAGTTTTCTATTTTAGAAACCAATTCTTTCGTTCTTTTCTCCAAAGTCTTGTAAATTTCAGGATTTTCTTTCAAAATGGAAATCGTTTTAATTCCAGCTGCGACAGAAACTGGATTTCCAGAAAGAGTTCCAGCGTGATAAACATTTCCAACTGGTGAAATCAAATCCATAATTTCTTTTTTTCCACCGAATGCACCAACTGGATATCCGCCACCAATGATTTTCCCAAGAGTGACCAAATCTGGCTGTATTCCAAACATTTCACAAGCGCCGCCAAGCGAAATTCTAAATCCAGTGATAACTTCGTCAAAAATTAGAACAATATTTTTTTTACGAGTAATTTCTCGCAAAAATTCCAAGAATTCTTTTGAAGTCTCAATAACTCCCATATTTGCTGGAATAGGTTCAACAATGACACAAGCGATGTCATTTTCATCTTCAATAATTTTTTTCGTTTTTTCAAAATCTCCAAATGGAGCAGTTATTGTGTCTTTGGTTACGGCTTCAGTAATTCCATTGCTGTCCTGATGCTCAAAAGTAAGAAGTCCAGACCCCGCTTTTACAAGCAGTGAATCCGAATGTCCGTGATAACATCCTTCAAATTTCAAAATTTTATTCTTTTTCGTAAATGCACGAGAAAGTCTCACAGCCGCCATCGTAGCTTCAGTCCCAGAAGTTGTAAGCCTAATTTTTTCAATCGCAGGAAAACATTCTTTTACAAGCTCTGCCAATACAACTTCTTTTTTTGTTGGAAGTCCAAAAGATGTCCCTTTTTCCATCTCAGCTCTCACAACTTCAAGAACTTCAGGGTAATTATGTCCAAGTATCATAGGTCCCCAAGATCCAATCAGATCAATATATTCATTCCCATCTTCGTCAAAAAGTTTACTTCCTTTTGCACTTTCAATGAAAATAGGATAGTCTTTTTTTATGGATTGAAAAGCTCTAACTGGACTATTTACACCACCTGGAATAGATTTTTTTGCTTCTTCAAAAATTTCTTTTGATTTATTTGTATTCATCATTTAATCGCTCCTTTTTCAATTAAGTTGGCAAATTCCAAAATATCGTCCGCAACAATAGAATCTAAGCCATTTTCTTTAAGTTTTGAAATATTTTTAACTCCGTATCCAGTTTTCACAAGAACAGTTTTCATTCCAAGCTTTTGTGCAGGAATCAAATCTGTCACTCTGTCGCCAATCATAAAAGAGTTTTTTTCATTTATTTCAAATTCTTTTATTGCCAACTCAAAATTTTTCGTATTTGGTTTCCGACATTCACAATTTTTTTTGTATTTCCCGATCCCATCAGGATGATGCGGACAAAAATATGACTTTTCAATTTTAATCCCCTTTTTTTGCAAATCTTCTTCAATAAATTTTTGCAATTTAAAGTAATCTTCTTCGCTGTAAAATCCTTTAGCAATCCCAGCTTGATTAGTAATAACAGCAAATTTATAACCCAAATTTTTTAATTTTAGAAGACCCGAAATGACATTTTTTTCATATTCAAAATCTTCAATTTTATGAAGATAATTTTTTTCCACATTAATCACGCCATCTCTGTCGAGCAAAATAAATTTATTTTTCATATTTTTTTACCTTCTTTCTCCTTTCTCTTTTTTTCTTTCTTTTTTAAATTTTTAAATTTTTTTATTTTTTTCTTTCTAAAAAAAAACAACCATTCTTACGCAAATTATATAGAATTTGCTTCCAAAAATCAATAAATTCTTTTTACATTTCAGTTGAATTATGCTCTAATTTATGCTATACTTTTTATTGAGAAACTAAGAAGTTTTTAAGGGAAAAAAGATATGAAAATAAAAAAAATCGTTATAATTCGAACGATATATATTATTGTTCTCTATTTAATTTACAATATACTGTTAAATAAATATGATTACACTACAAAGTATTTAACAAATTTTATCTTTTTAATTTTCATATTTATAAAATTTATTTTTGGACAATTAGATTTTTATGCCGAAAGGTTTAGATTAAAAAATATTTTTGTAAATTTTTCAATTGATGCAATTTTTGCATTTGTGTTTTTTATCTTTTTAAGAAAATTAGAGATATTTTATGTTTTTGGTGCAGTTTTTATCTTTCAGTCAATATTTCGAAAAATAATATCTTCAATTTACATGAAAAAGAAAAATGTCTTAATTTTTGGCTCAAACCACATTGAAAACAACATTCAGCAAGATATCATCAATAGTTTGGACTATAACTACATCGGTTATATTTCCAACAACAAAAGCCGTGCAACAAAATATTTAATTGGAAATTACGATGAGATGGAAAAAATCATAAAAGAAAATAAAGTTGATCTTCTTGTAATTGTAAAAGATATGCAAAGTCCCAGTTTTAAAAAATATTTAAAGCGACTTTTTGAACTAAAAGTAAATGGACTGAAAGTTTTGAGCTATGAGATTTTTAACGAAGAAATTCAAAAAAAAATAGATGCAAGTAAAATTGACGAAGAGTGGTTACTGCAATCCAACGGTTTTGATATTTTAAATGACGGAATGCAAAAGAATATGAAGCGTGGAGCAGATTTAGTCATAGCTTCAACGCTAATGATTTTACTCTCACCAGTAGCACTAATTGCAGCAATTTTAATAAAATTGGAGTCAAAAGGTCCAATTATTTTCAAACAAGTAAGAATCGGAGAAAATATGGTTCCATTTAAAGTTTACAAATTTAGAAGCATGAAAATACACGACCCCCAAAAATACTCAAAATATGCACAAGATAACGACAACAGAGTGACAAAAATCGGAAATTTTATGAGAAAGACAAGAATTGATGAGTTGCCACAGCTTTTTTGCATTTTAAAAGGAACAATGAGTTTTGTGGGTCCAAGACCAGAATGGGATATTTTAGCCAAAGAGTACGAAAAACAAATACCATATTACAACTTAAGACACATGATAAAACCTGGACTAACAGGCTGGGCACAAGTGATGTATCCCTACGGCGAAAATATTGAAGACACAAAAAGAAAATTAGAATATGATTTATACTATTTAAAACATCAGGATTTAATTTTGGATGTTTTAATAATATTAAAAACAGTTAAAGTAATACTTTTTGGAAAAGGGAAATAAAAGAAAATAGTTAAATAAAATTGGAGGATTTTTATGAAAGGAATTATTTTAGCAGGAGGAAGTGGAACGAGGCTTTATCCTTTAACAAAGGCAATTTCAAAGCAAATTATGCCAATATACGATAAACCTATGATTTACTATCCATTGTCAGTATTGATGTTGGCAAATATAAGAGAAATTTTGATTATTTCTACTCCTAGAGATCTGCCAGTGTTTAAAGAATTATTGGGAGATGGGAGTCAGTTGGGCTTGAAGTTAGAATATAAAGTACAGAAACATCCAAATGGCTTAGCTGAAGCATTCATAATAGGTGAAGAGTTTATAGGAAATGACAATGTTTGCTTAATTTTAGGAGATAACATCTTTTACGGCAGCGGTCTTTCAGGATTACTGGAAGAAGCATCAAAGTTAGAAGAAGGAGCAGTAGTATTTGGTTATCCCGTAAAAGACCCAAGAGCCTACGGAGTTGTAGAATTTGACAAAAATGGAAAAGCAATTTCATTGGAAGAAAAGCCAGAAAATCCAAAATCAAATTATGCAATACCCGGATTGTACTTCTATGATAATACGGTACTAAAAAAAGTAAAATCAATAAAACCTTCAGCAAGAGAGGAATTAGAAATTACATCTGTAAATGAAAAATATTTGGAAGAGGGCAAATTAAGCGTAAAAAAATTTGGAAGAGGCGTAGCTTGGCTTGATACTGGTACTCACGAAGCCTTATTGGAAGCAGCAAATTTTGTGCAAACTGTCCAGAAAAGACAAGGATTTTACATCGCTTGTATCGAGGAGATTGCTTATCAAAAAGGGTGGATAGGTGAAGAGGAAGTGAGAGAATTGGCGAAGGTTATGATGAAAACTGAGTATGGGAAATATTTGATTGATTTGAAAAAATAAAGAAAGTGAGAAATTAATGGAGATATTCAAATATAGAAATCTTATAAAAGAATTAGTTATTAGAGATATAAAAGTGAAATATAAAAAATCTATTTTGGGGATATTATGGAGTATTTTAAATCCACTTTTAATGATGATGGTTATGACAGTTGTATTTTCAACTATATTTAAATCCTCTATACCAAATTTTCCTATGTATTTAATAATAGGACAAACGCTTTTTACTTTTTTTAGTGAAACTACAAATATGGCATTAATGTCAATAATTTATAGTGCAGGGTTAATAAAAAAAGTATATATTCCAAAATATATATTTCCATTCTCGAAAAGTTTATTTGCTCTAAGTAATCTTTTCTTTTCGCTAATAGCTGTATTTATAGTTGCTATTTTTACAAAAATTGAGTTTAGTTTTTATATACTGCTTTTTCCACTTCCAATTTTTTTGTTATTTTTATTTTCATTTGGAATAGGATTAATAGTAGCTACATATTCTGTATTTTTTAGAGATATTGCTCATTTATATCAAATATTATTATTAATATGGACATATGTAACTCCTATATTTTATCCTATAACAATATTACCAGGAAATCTTGTAAAAACAATTTTATATAATCCACTATTTTGTTATATAACATTTGCAAGAGATTTAATTTTAGAAAGGAAAATAAGTGATATTAAATTGGTTTCATTATGTTTTTTGTATTCTTTAGTAAGTATGATATTAGGAATGTATATATTTAAAAAAAATGAAAAACAATTTATCTTTTACATATAACTGAAAGGGAAATAAATAATGATATTAAATAAAAAAAAAGTAAAAAGATTGGTTATATTTCTTTTTTATGATAAAGAAGGTATAGTTGACAATTATATTCCAACTTTTTTTGAAGGATTAAAAGAATTCTACGATAAACTTTGCTTTGTAGCAAATGGGAAATTACAAGAAGAGGGAAGAAAAAAAGTAGAAAAATATGTAACAGATTTTATAGTTAGAGAAAATAAAGGATTTGATGTATGGGGCTACAAAGAAGGTTTAGAATTTTATGGTTGGGAAGAATTAGAGAATTATGATGAAATAATTTTGATGAATTATACAATTTTTGGACCAATATATCCATTTTCTGAA
This genomic stretch from Leptotrichia sp. oral taxon 218 harbors:
- a CDS encoding cobalt-precorrin-6A reductase, encoding MIWIIGGTKDGRDILEKLVSVKNKKDILVSTATSYGGELLKKYTLDSKKNIQIICKKLDEEQMEKVITEKNINIVIDASHPYAANVSRSILNVTQKLGIKYVRFEREMLDYGDENVFKFETLQEMNDFVLKYENKNILSTLGSNNLEEIKVMGEKNNLFVRILPTTSSIQKAENLGYLPKNIIAIQGPVDKNLNLAMLKSFKIDFLITKESGKTGGEKEKIDACKEFGTVVLVLKRPFVNYKNIYSDIDKLINFI
- a CDS encoding ABC transporter substrate-binding protein, which encodes MKKILLLLSLVAFFIVSCGSGSGDNELILNLKEEGKSYDPELANDSTGEFVDSLLTETLTRQAKDGKSMPGVAKTWEHNQDSTVWTFHLRDNAKWSNGDPITAQNFKDGWVRALNPKTASKYADKLFYIKNAKEFNSGKIKNPDELGIKVVDNYTLVVTLNDPLPYFDSIVRIQTYAPLNKAFYDKVKDKYMTSKETSISSGVYKIKEWTRDSQIVFEKNENYWNKDSIKLEGVKVVFINDPNGSLNAFKNDEIDSTNISIEQAKEFKDDKRKILTDDGSVWYMTYNMKNKVLANKKIRQALSLAVDREKLVSDVLSGTGKPAYTYTAKGVGIMGVQKDFSEEAGKVFPAFDAAKAKSLLAEGLKELNLQKLPTLEMIFNDSGNNKIISEYIQDQIHKNLGVDIKIQAMTFSERLARMEQRNYEIALAGYNGDFNDAITYLDRFVTKDGNNYSDYSNPEYDRLVKFVKSSGDQKARVASMIQMEKILADDMPVGILYYRQNTKLVNPRVHDIVFSPIGKDYVLDYTYIK
- a CDS encoding ABC transporter ATP-binding protein — its product is MGKKLLEVKNLSVSFNTYAGEVQALRGISFFVERGETLAIVGESGSGKSVTVQTIMKLIQMPPGEIKSGEILFDGEDLVTISDEKMAKLRGGKIGMIFQDPMTSLNPTMKIGKQIMEGILIHKKVNKIEAKKRAIEMLKKVGIPKPEERFNQYPHEFSGGMRQRVVIAIALACEPDLLICDEPTTALDVTIQAQILDLINEIKKELNIAVILITHDLGVVAQTADRVIVMYAGEKLEEAPVRELFKNPKHPYTWGLLKSLPRLDMNSNERLTSIPGTPPDLLNPPKGDPFAARSEYAMKIDYERKPPMIDLGGGHFVKSWLYVKGAPKIEFLKDEKNDD
- a CDS encoding peptide ABC transporter substrate-binding protein — protein: MKKLLLILAMSLFLLSCGNGGNDQNTFSVNIVTEPSSIDPQITTDIPGGTVDELILEGLLRKDKNGKSVAGLAKSWEKSKDGLKWTFHLRDGIKWSNGDPVTAKDFKAGWLRALNPATAASNANMLFVIKNGEKYNAKKASAEEVGIKVVDDKTLEVTLEAPVSYFDDLVTFKAYMPLNEKYYNQVKDKYFSEAKYTIAVGPYTLDDWTHNSELRLKKNPNYWDAANVKTENVVLKMIDSNSSVNAFKNDEVDVTPVTFEQAKEFNGKPELVTAKDGGIYYLLFNVNDPAYKNVKIRKAISMAINKNDLLTKALSNSEKATKTFTPQGIGLNGLKGDFAKEVPTDQPKYDVAEAKKLLAEGMKEAGISKLPNIKILFNDSGSRKAIVEYIQDNLKTNLGVQVDAEMVTGKERVNRTKENNFNIALMNWTGDFLDPITYLDLFESTNANNRGKFVNSRYDQLVKTVKSTDDPQTRVPAMIEMEKIISQEAPVVILFQKQKQYLVNPRVTNLGFVSIGGEFFIRDVVLK
- a CDS encoding ABC transporter ATP-binding protein, with translation MEKIIEMKNLKKYFPMKKKTVLKAVDNVTMDIYKGEILSLVGESGSGKTTLGRTISRLYKKTNGEILYNGKPVEDYSLKDFTKEIQMIFQDPQASLNPRMTVGDIVAEGIDIHKLASSKQERMEKVYSLLELVGLNREHASRFPHEFSGGQRQRIGIARALAVNPSVLVCDEPISALDVSIQAQVVNLLKDLQKERNLTMLFIAHDLSMVKYISDRVAVMYRGKVVELGTPDAVYGDPVHSYTKSLISAVPVADPDYKKTEKINMDESYLRSPIGNVSEINEVPSEPELTEYRPGHFVETAFLREKNLI